The nucleotide sequence CGCCGAGTACGCGGACGCCACCGGCAACCTCCCCGCCGTCGTCCAGTCCTGGTCGGAGGGGAAGCTGAGCGAGAACGAGGAGATGGATGCCTTCGAAGCACAGCTGAAGGTCACCAAGGCCCCGCCGGCCATCACGACCTGGCAGCAGATCGCCGACGCCGTCGACGGTGAGCTGGAGAAGCTCGCCTATGGCAAGGCCACCGTCGCCGAGACGCAGAAGACCCTGCAGTCCAAGGCCACCAGCATCGGCACCGGCCGCTGAACCGCCCCCGCAGCATCCCTCGTACGGACGGATGACAACCATGCCCACGAGCACCATCGCCGGGCAGGGCACCAAGGAACGCGACGCCGCCGGCCCGCAGTCGGCGGCCCGCCGCGACTCTTCGCCGCGGCGCACCGCACAAGGCCGCCAGACCCGCGCCGCGTGGTCCCTCGCCGCCCCGTTCCTCGCCCTGTTCCTCGCCTTCATGCTGCTGCCGGTCGTCTGGTCGATGCTGATGAGCCTGACCGACACCAAGAGCGCCGACCTGCGCACCCCGCTGAGCGTGTCGTTCACCGGCTTCGACAACTACATACGGCTCTTCCAGGACCCGCAGTTCTTCACGGCCCTGCAGAACACCGCCGTGTTCGTCCTGGTAGGCCTGCCTCTGACCCTTGCCGCCGGGCTTGCCGCGGCGGTCGCCCTCGACCGCGGCATCCGTCGCTTCCGCGCCGTCTTCCGGGTCGGCTTCTACCTGCCGGTGATCACCAGCGTCGTGGCCGTCGCCGTGGTGTGGAAAACCCTCCTCGAACCCCAAGCGGGCCTGGTGAACACCGTTCTGGCCTGGTTCGGGATCGACGGCCCGGCCTGGCTGGCCGACACCCGTTTCGCCCTGCCCGTCATGATCCTGATGGCGGTATGGCGCAACCTCGGCACCGTCATGATCATCATGTTGGCGGGCCTGCAGTCCGTGCCCCAGTCCCTCATGGAGGCGGCAGAGCTCGACGGCGCCGGGGCCTGGCAGCGGTTCTGGCGCGTCACCTTCCCGCTGCTGCGCCCCGCCCTGCTGCTCACCGCCGTCACCACCGGCATCGGCTACCTGCAGTTCTTCGACGAACCGTTCGTGATGACCGACGGCGGCCCGCTGGACTCCACCCTGTCGGCCACGCTGTACGCCTACAAACAGTTCGGCAACGGCAACTACGACATGGCATCGGCGGCCGGCTACGTCGTCTTCGTCCTGATCATCGCTCTGACCGTGCTGCAGTTCCGCGTACTGCGGGACAAGGACTGATGCCCCATGACCACCACACTCACCTCCGCCCCCACGCAGTCATCGGCCGTCGACACGGTCCTGCGGCGCCGCCGCATCCGCCGGGAGTGGGGCCGGCCCTGGCTCTACCTGCCGCTCACCGGCCTGCTGCTGCTCATGGTCACGCCGTTCCTGTGGATGCTGTCCGGGTCGTTCAAGCCCGAGGCCGACATCCGCAAGATCCCGCCGGACCTGGTCCCCATCCGCCCCACGCTCGCCAACTACCGGGAACTTCTCGGCACGCTGGACTTCACCAGTATGTTCGCCAACTCGGTGATGGTCGCCCTGGCCGTCACGGCGGGGAACCTGCTCTTCTGCTCGATGCTCGGATACGCCCTGGCCAAACTGGAGTTCCGCGGCAAGCGCGCCGTGTTCACGCTGGTCATCGCGACCCTCATGGTGCCGGGGCTGGTCACCTTCGTACCGCTGTACGTCCTGGTGTCCAACATGCAGCTGACCGGCTCCCTGCTCGGGCTGATCCTGCCGTTCCTGGCCACCCCCTTCGGGGTGTTCCTGATGCGGCAGTTCATCTCCACCCTGCCCGACGAACTCATCGACGCCGCCCGCGTCGACGGCTGCGGCGAACTGGCCATCTTCTGGAAGATCATCCTGCCCCTGACCCGACCGGCCCTGGCCACCCTCGGGATCATCACCTTCCTCGGCTCCTGGAACAACTTCCTGTGGCCCCTGGTCGTGGCCCAGAACGAGAGCCAGTACACCCTCCCCGTCGGCCTCGCCCTGGCCAGCAGCGGACAGGACTTCACCCGCTTCGGCATCCTGCTCGCCGGCTCCGTCGTCGTCCTGCTCCCGGTGACCATCGTCTTCCTGCTCTTCCAGCGCCACTTCGTCGCAGGCATCGCCACCACCGGCCTGAAGTGACCCCAGCTCCGGCGCCCTTACCCGGCCCCCACGCGCCGGTTTCGCACCACCCACGTCATGCACGCGAGCCGCCGTGCACGGCCGTCATGCCCGCAAGGAGCCGCACCATGAGAACCACCACCCGGCAACGGCGCCGGACCGCCCTGGCCGCCGCCGCGACCCTGCTCGCCACGCTCCCCGTCCTCCCGGCAGCCGCCCCGGCCTCCGCCGACGCCGCACCCGGCAAGGCGTCGGTCTTTCTCACCGACCTGTCCATCGACACCCACCTGGCCAAGCAGCCGTCCGTGCCCTGGAAGACAGGACGCGCACCGGCCGGCTCATCCGGCTCGACGATCACGGTGGACACCACCCGCGCGTACCAGCCGATGACCGGCTTCGGTGCCTCGTTCACCGACTCCTCCGCCTGGCTGGTCGGTACCAAGCTCGACAGGACACAGCGCGCCGCGCTGATGCGTGACCTGTTCAGCCGCCGCGACGGCATCGGCCTGAACGTCCTGCGCCAGCCCATGGGCGCCAGCGACTTCACCGTGAGCGGCAACTACTCCTACGACGACCTGCCCGCGGGTCGGACCGACCCCGAGCTGACGCACTTCACCGTCGACCACGACCGCGCGTACACCATCCCCCTGCTCAAGCAGGCCCGCAGCCTCAATCCGCAACTGGCCGTCATGGCCACCCCGTGGAGCCCGCCGGGCTGGATGAAGACCAGCGACTCGATGATCGGCGGCCGACTGAAGGCGGACGCCTACCAGCCGTACGCCGACTACTTCGCGAAGTTCCTCAAGGCGTACGCGGCGGCCGGCGTCCCGGTCCGCTACGTCACCCCGCAGAACGAGCCGCTGCACGACCCGTCGACCTATCCGGGCATGTACCTGCCCGCCGACCAGCAGAAGACCTTCGTCACCGACCACCTCGGCCCGACCCTGAAGAAGCAGGGCCTGTCCACCGGCATCCTGGGCTACGACCACAACTGGGACGTCACCAGCTACCCCGAGTCCCTGTACGCCGACCCGGCCGCCGCCCGGAACGTCGCCGGCACGGCCTGGCACTGCTACGCCGGCGCCGAGTTCGTCCTGAACCAGACCGCCGTCCACAACGACTACCCCAACAAGCCGGCCTTCCAGACCGAGTGCTCCGGCGGCAACTGGGAGGGCGACGCCTTCGCCGGCGTGATGGACAACGTCATCAACGGCCCCCGCAACTGGGCCCAGAGCATCGTCCGCTGGAACATCGCCCTGGACGCCGACGGCGGCCCCCGGAACAACGGATGTGAAGGCTGCCGCCCGGTGGTCACCGTCGCGCAGAACGCCGAAGGCAAGTGGACCTACACGCCCACGGCCGACTACTGGGGACTCGCCCAGGCCAGCAAGTTCGTCCGACCCGGCGCCCACCGGGTCGCCTCCAGCACCCTCGGCAAGGGCAGCGTCGAGGACGTCGCCTTCACCAACCCCGACGGCTCCACCGCGCTGGTCACCCACAACTCCGGCACCGCCGACCGCACCTTCACCGTCCGCTGGGGCAAGCGCCACTTCACCTACACCCTGGCCGCGGGAGCGGCCGCGACCTTCACCTGGAACGGCAAACAGAGCGGCAGCACCGCCCCGGCCGCCATCGGCTCCGTCGACCTCCCCTTCCGCAACCCCGACGGCAGCCACGCCCTGATCTCCTACGACAGCAAGCTCCTCGCCCGGCAGCCCCAGGTCCGCGTCGGCGACCGGTGGCTCGGCTACACCCTGCCCACCGGCGCCTCCCTCACCCCGTCCACGGGTGAAGCGCCCCTGTCCCGCGAGGGCTGGCAGGCATCGGCCTCCGCGAGCAGCTCGGACGACCCGCCCACCAAGGCCATCGACGGCGACGCCGCCACCCGCTGGAGCTCCGGCCACGGCATGCGGTCCGGCGACTGGTTCCAGGTCGACCTCGGCTCGACCCGGACCTTCGACCAGCTCGTCCTGGACAGCGGCGCCTCATCCGGAGACTTCGCCCGCCGGTACGAGGTGTATGCCTCCGACGACGGCACGAGCTGGGGCGAGCCGATCGCGACCGGGCCGGGCAGCACCGTGACCCGGGTCCTGCTGCCCTCCACCACCGCCCGCTACATCCGCGTGGTGAACAAGTCCGACTCCGGCAGCTGGTGGTCCATCCACGACGTCTCCGTCCTCGCCGCCGGGGGCAACGCACCCTCGCACCCCAAGGCGACCAAGGGCGTTCAGCGCAAGAACGCTCAACTGCCCGACGGCACCCAACTGTCGGTGACGTACAACTCCAGCAGTGGCATGGCCGCGTTCGACGTCCCGTGGGGCGATACGACATACAGCTACCGACTGCCCGCAGGCGCCGCCGCGATCTTCACCACGCGGCCCTCCTGAAGCACGACCAGAACACCTTCCCCAGCCGCGGGCCCCGCACGGTGAAGCAAACCGTGCGGGGCCCGTCCCGCCGCACGAATCGACGGACGAGCCCCGCCGCGGAGCCTTCGGGGGCGGAGCCTCCGCGCGCTGGAAGGGGCATCCGCTGCGCCATGGGTTCGACCGTGTCCGCTGAGCCGGAGCGGCGCCCAGGATTCCGCAGGTGTCAGCTCTCTCAGAGAGCGACAGGGACCGGCAGGCCGTCTGCGGAACTGGGCGGCATGCCAGGCCCCCGCGATATCGGCGGCCGCGCCCTCCCCGATCAGGGGTGCGATCGAGGTGCGCATCTCCTCAGGGGTGATCGGTTCGAAGACGACGTCGTCCCGGCCGAGCCGGGTGCCGAACGCCTCGGCCAGGTCCGGCCCGGTGATCGCCGGGTACTGGCCTCGAGTCGATGACGTAGGGCATGAGCAGGTTCTCCAGGTACAGCTCGGGCTCGATCACCGCATGGGACACGCCACTGTCGGTCAGCCGGCAGCCAGTGCCGCGGCGGCTCCGCCGAACTTCAGCAGCGAGACGTACGAGCCTGATCACTGGGCGTACTGCCCAGGGACGTTGACGGCGGACAGGCGGCGATGGCAGATACGTACATGGAATACGTACTCCTACTGATGTACCCCTGACACCTGTGCCGTTTCCTTGCGTTCATGACGACACCGGGCGTGAAAGCGCAGATGCCGAAGAATGTCAGGCTGGCGGTGGTGGGGGTATGGGTCCAGGCCGTGCTGAACCTGGCGGCCGGCGCCCTGTTGCTGGCCGTGGTGAACGACGCGGCGGACCACGGTCAGGACGAGGGGGCCGGGCTGCTCCGGTTCGTGGCGGTGTTGTCGCTGCTGATCGCGGGGGCGCTCCTGCTGTGCGGCGTTCTCGCGGGCAAGCGGTCGAACGGGATACGTGTCACGGTCATCGTCATCGAGGCGCTGAGCCTGCTGAGTGGTGTGCTGGGCCTGCTTCAGGGGGGCGGCGTCTCGGTTCTCCCGGGCATCGCCTTCGCCCTCGCCGTGCTGCGGGGCTTCAGTTCCGCGGAAGCCAGGAACTGGTTCGACCAGTGAGGTACGCATCGAAGCGCATACCCGGGCCCGCAACACTCCGCCGTGCATGGCGTCGCGGCCCTCGCCTGTGGTCGTTCTGTTCACTGGGGGTGTTCGAGCGCCCAGGGCGCCTCTCCTCCACGTGTCCGAGCCCTCGGCACCGCAGGTGTGCAGCCCGGACGGCAAGCCCACCGCCGACCCGGCCGATGAACCCACACCGGGCTCCCAGCCGACGGACCTCTGCCTGACGGACCTCTGCCCGACGGATCTGCCCCGACGCCCGACTACAGCTTCGACTGCAACGACGACCTCCGCTCTCCCACGCCCTGAGCCTCTTCCGCGGGTCCGGGCGTGCACCGACCTCTTCACCACGTCAACAGGCCCTAACAGGCCCTGCCACAAGGACAGTCCGGCAGGGCGCCACTCGACCTCATCATGGGGGAATCACATGCGTATACACACTGCGGCCACCGCCCTCTCCGGCGCCCTCGTACTCTCGGCGCTCGCTCTTCCGGGTACCGCCCAGGCAGCGGAGCACCGTGGGGCGGCGACGGATCTCAGGGCCTTCGCCTCGGACAGCGTCCAGCCGCAGGACGCTGTCGGCGGCACCACCTTCAAGAACGGGGTCGTCAACAAGGGCAAGGACATCGTTCTCGGCGTAACGGGCAAGAAGGCCGTTCCCGTCACGTTCACCGCCTTCGACGAGGAGGGCGTAGCCATCACCCAGGCCTTCCTGTGGCAGGGCACCGACAGTTCGAACACGGACACCATCACCGGCGCCATGGAGTCGGACGCCTACCCCACCTGCACGGAGACGCCGGTCCAGGGTGGCTACAGCTACAGCTGCAAGACGGTCTTCACCATCGACCCCGCGGTCACCTTCAAGGACGGCAACGGCACCGCGGGGACCTGGAAAGTCTTCCTGGGCGCCTACGACCTCTACGCGAACGCCAGTTACGACAACGACGTCGCCAGGACCAAGATCAAGCGTGCCGCC is from Streptomyces sp. NBC_01314 and encodes:
- a CDS encoding carbohydrate ABC transporter permease, producing the protein MTTMPTSTIAGQGTKERDAAGPQSAARRDSSPRRTAQGRQTRAAWSLAAPFLALFLAFMLLPVVWSMLMSLTDTKSADLRTPLSVSFTGFDNYIRLFQDPQFFTALQNTAVFVLVGLPLTLAAGLAAAVALDRGIRRFRAVFRVGFYLPVITSVVAVAVVWKTLLEPQAGLVNTVLAWFGIDGPAWLADTRFALPVMILMAVWRNLGTVMIIMLAGLQSVPQSLMEAAELDGAGAWQRFWRVTFPLLRPALLLTAVTTGIGYLQFFDEPFVMTDGGPLDSTLSATLYAYKQFGNGNYDMASAAGYVVFVLIIALTVLQFRVLRDKD
- a CDS encoding carbohydrate ABC transporter permease: MTTTLTSAPTQSSAVDTVLRRRRIRREWGRPWLYLPLTGLLLLMVTPFLWMLSGSFKPEADIRKIPPDLVPIRPTLANYRELLGTLDFTSMFANSVMVALAVTAGNLLFCSMLGYALAKLEFRGKRAVFTLVIATLMVPGLVTFVPLYVLVSNMQLTGSLLGLILPFLATPFGVFLMRQFISTLPDELIDAARVDGCGELAIFWKIILPLTRPALATLGIITFLGSWNNFLWPLVVAQNESQYTLPVGLALASSGQDFTRFGILLAGSVVVLLPVTIVFLLFQRHFVAGIATTGLK
- a CDS encoding discoidin domain-containing protein, whose protein sequence is MRTTTRQRRRTALAAAATLLATLPVLPAAAPASADAAPGKASVFLTDLSIDTHLAKQPSVPWKTGRAPAGSSGSTITVDTTRAYQPMTGFGASFTDSSAWLVGTKLDRTQRAALMRDLFSRRDGIGLNVLRQPMGASDFTVSGNYSYDDLPAGRTDPELTHFTVDHDRAYTIPLLKQARSLNPQLAVMATPWSPPGWMKTSDSMIGGRLKADAYQPYADYFAKFLKAYAAAGVPVRYVTPQNEPLHDPSTYPGMYLPADQQKTFVTDHLGPTLKKQGLSTGILGYDHNWDVTSYPESLYADPAAARNVAGTAWHCYAGAEFVLNQTAVHNDYPNKPAFQTECSGGNWEGDAFAGVMDNVINGPRNWAQSIVRWNIALDADGGPRNNGCEGCRPVVTVAQNAEGKWTYTPTADYWGLAQASKFVRPGAHRVASSTLGKGSVEDVAFTNPDGSTALVTHNSGTADRTFTVRWGKRHFTYTLAAGAAATFTWNGKQSGSTAPAAIGSVDLPFRNPDGSHALISYDSKLLARQPQVRVGDRWLGYTLPTGASLTPSTGEAPLSREGWQASASASSSDDPPTKAIDGDAATRWSSGHGMRSGDWFQVDLGSTRTFDQLVLDSGASSGDFARRYEVYASDDGTSWGEPIATGPGSTVTRVLLPSTTARYIRVVNKSDSGSWWSIHDVSVLAAGGNAPSHPKATKGVQRKNAQLPDGTQLSVTYNSSSGMAAFDVPWGDTTYSYRLPAGAAAIFTTRPS